The genomic stretch acaaccttcaatgttatgtcataattttaTACAATTCTGGCCAAATAATTACGGTCTTATTCGGAaaaaatggtcttcacacagttcgcaacgagccaggcgacctaaactgctgcatataacctgggtctgcttgcactgaacgcaagagaagtgacacaatttgcctagttaatattgcctgctaacatgaatgacttttaactaaatatacaggtttaaaaatatatacttctgtgtattgattttaagaaaggccttgatgtttatggttaggtacatttgtgcaacgattgtgctttttcgcaaatacacttttgttaaatcatcacctgtttggcgaagttgaagtaggctgtgattcgatgacaAATGAACAggttatatgcaacgcaggacaagctagttgacctagtaatatcatcaaatatgtgtagttaactagtgattatgtgaagattgattgtttttataagataagtttaatgcttgCTAGAAACTTACcatggctccttgcagccaccttgtccttttgatgctgcactcacgtaacaggtggtcagcctgccacgcagtctcctcgtggattgcaatgtaatcggccataatcgacatccaaaAAGGCTGATaacagattgttatgaaaacttgaaatcggccccaattcatcggtcgacctctaatacatacCCAACATAAAGCAGCAACACAGTGGTCACTAAGGACAAGGTTCAAACAGCTTAATATTGAGCGTGTGATATTAATAAAAGTGTTACCATGGAGCTCCTCCTTTCCCTCAGGCAGCAGGCAGTGGCTGAGGCCCCGGGCAGGGGACgtgaggagggaggggctgaGGTTCAGACTGTCTCCCATcctaaacagaggcagcaggatGGGGCATTGGGGTGTAGCAGCAGGGCTTAGGAAGGGCTTCCTTTTCTTTCCCATGGGTGGGATGACACCAAGCATGCGGTCCTCCAGGAAAAGTGATCCTGACCTGAACACACACATATGGGTTGAAAACACGTGCAATAATACTATACTTAGTTATAATATAAAAAACAGGCATGAATGCCAGTGGCTACAGGGATGTATACCCACCCAGTAGGAGAGTCGAGGACTCCACTCCCTGGGCTGCTCTCACTGCCGGTGCGGTCCTCACAGATAGAGCAGTGGCCTACCTGTGTTGGAGATGGAGTCCACAGAGTCCCACTGCTCCCTACGGTAGACATATAGAGAGGCATTGACTCATGTACATTTGTCCTAAACATACCTGTCCTGTATAGCCCTGAAACCTCTGAGGACCCTCTAGTCTAACTCACCCTCCAGAAGCGTGCTCAAGGGAAGCAGCTGATTGAGACTGAAGCCTGAATCCAGGGAACTCGGCTGGGAGTCGCTGTCATACACAGGCCACGCCCCATGGCTATCACTAGACTGGAgctctgaccaatcagaatgcaCTCCCCACATGGGGACAGACACACCCTTCTCCTCTGGGTCAACTAATTTTCCATTAGCTACAGCTTTGTACAATCTCCTTCTTTTCATCTGAAGCTCTGCCTTAAATTCTGAGTAAAGCAAACAGAAAAGCAACATCTGGTTAGTGTGATGTTATTACACACAAAACTACAGTTTGTAATCATATTTGATGTAATCAACAGAACTACTCTCGTCACTTCACAATAGTCTTTAACTGTGTTGAACATAATGTCATGGGGAGTTGGGGGAGAGGTGTGGGGCTGGTACCTGAGGTGGGGGCAGGTCTCTTGCAGGAACGACTGCAGACATACTTGCATTTGGCCTTTGGATTGTGAGGGGGAGTACAGGGCTCAAAGGGGGTGTTCTCTTCACTCTCAAAACCtgtgcatgcaaacacacatagTGTAAATGCATTGATATGAAACTCAAGCACAGTCTGTACTTGTCTTGATGCTGGTACCTGTGTCGGGTTCCTGCTTGGGGATGCATTGGGGAGGCAAGCGGCACTGCGGGGTCCTCATCCTACTCTGAAGAAAGTCAAAATAGCGCAGCATGTGGACCAGAGTCTCCTTCTGAAGATAGATTAGAGGAGCGAcatcacacacagaaacacccaccCACATAATGTAACCGTACTGAATTCAGCCAAAGACATGCACccacatactgtctatataaaATAGACACAAAGACTTGTACAGAGAATGAATGAATACAAATAAATCAAAAACGTCAGTGCATAAACCTTGGTGAGGCCATTCCTAGGCTCAGATATGGGCAGGAGGCCTGCAATCTCTTTCAGACTGTTCCTCCAGCATGTGCTCCAGTCCAGCTGATCCTTACTGTAAGATAAGTTACTCATTTTTTAGCTACAGTAAATCATTCTCATGATCTCATTCAAGCCTCGTTTCTAATGATTGACAGTGACATGCAACAGgccattttagaagctaaaactACCTTTTCCAGCGAGTCTCGTCCCTGCCTGCGGGTTCTGGTGCCATTGCTCAAATCTGCCACAGGGGGCGTCAAATATGCACGATTACCGTTCACAGTCCCATACAaagtaacgttagcttgctagctagctgaaGTTTGCCATCTCTcagtctagctaacgttactggTTTTAATTTCACGCCTTTAACCAAATATTATTTTGACTTTTAtatgcttcgcctcttcctcagCTGCTTTAACTAAAATATCTTAACGTAGCTACGTTTGAGCTAACGTTAATTCTATAGCAAAATcgatatagctagctagccaggtagccagctaacgttagctgagtAACTTGACTCATTTTTTGATAGTGAGCGGACGAGCAGAGATAAGCAAGCGAAATATAAATTACAATTATTAGCtactaaataaaaaatatcaatATCTGTGGACGTAATTGTTAGTGTTGATTTACGGTCAATCACTTACCAAGCAGAAGTTTAGCGGTGAAGGAAATTGTGCCTATCTTTCTCTATTTATCAAATCATTTTACTCTAGCCAGCTAGTCCTAGTCATGTCACCTCATTGGCAATAAAAGAAATACCAATCCCTTTGCACGAGGCTAGACACAGACCTATCCTAGGGAGTACAGTGAATGTTCTAAGATTTTTAAGAAATATATTGGATTTGAACATTACCATGTGGAAATGTGGCCTACTTGATTAACCAATCAGTGTCTGGTTCAATCATTTATTCAACAATGTACAATTATACAGATATTGATAAAACAATACACATATATATTTTGGGGGCTAATGTGGGATTCTTTTATTTGTTTAAATCTAGCCTGTTGTCATTTCAGAATGTATTCCAAAAACACTAAGCCACTTTTCCAGTACTTTTTTTCTCCATCGATTGTAAACCTAAACCTTTTCGTGCACTACAATTTTCGCAGCAGGTACCGGTCTGAACTTGTCTGCCTGAATACTGCTCTTGTTTTTGCACCAACGGCAGACACGGAACTTCGGCGTGCAAAAATGAGGCCATAACGAATGATATGGCGGAATCAATATTCGACTGGTGTGGACGTTGGTAGATTTAATTTAATAGATCTGCCGATGCATGCATGTCCCAACATGACTGCGTAAGTGTTCCATTCAGGTAAATTATCCTCTATGTTCTTGTTGAATGGTAGCCTATCCTGTTGAGATTGTGTCAAATGAAATAATAGATGTCATACATGGGCTCGAGTCTAAGCAGCCAGTGGCCTCATTAATTACATAAACAGTCAATCAGTCATGGAAGGTGTCATTGTTTTTTTGTGATATTTAACATGCGCGTTCTTCTCCATTGCCATACGCCAGCCTGGAATCATATGCACTTCAACGCAAATAGTTGAGAAAGGCTCTGTACCAGACTGTACTGTTGTGTGAATCTATCCATACTTCAAGTCATGAGAACCATCCGGAGGCACCGATCTGCGACGGGCACCGAGCTGCTACTGGGACGCTGCAACCGGCTCCGGATGTCCCGAGTTCGGATGCTTCTCGTTTGTCTATGCGGGATGCTGGCTATGGCTCTGACACTTGGATTTTATTTGTCGAGTAATAATACAAGAGATGATGATGACAGTATTCATATGCACGATAACATACAATTTCGTGTGCCAGACCTAATAAGAGACAAGGTAGGTGATAGATACTGTATTGTTTATTGTATATTGTAGCCTCCAGTTTTCCAATATTGCACCAAGCCGAAAGGAGTAGCATACTTTTTAGGTGATGCTATCTTGCTACAGCCTACATACCCCAGCTAGCAGGAATCCTTAACCCTGTCTGTTCAACTATAGATGCTATAATAGCATCTATATTGATACATTTCACTGATGGTAGACAATTAACCTCAAGTCAGATATTTGATTGCTCAATAATAAACAATATTTTCTGCAAGGTAACAGACAGTTTTTCAAAATGCATATGTGAAAAAATACTGcaactgcctcctctctcctgctgttCTCCCCTTCTGCAGTTGACCCATAACCCCCGTAGGTCCACTGTGGCCCAGATCAAACGTCTGGTGGGCCAGGTAAATTCGGGGAGGCTTTGGTACTCTCTCCTGAGGCCCATCCTGGTAGAGAGACTGCCAGGTACAAGAGGCAGCCGTAGGGTGCGTGAGGTTAGGAAATTTATTGACTCCTGCAAGAGACATCAGGGTAGAGCGTCTGTAATGTCTGAACTGGTATCTCTCAATCTCTGTTTTACATGTTATTCTAACAATTAACATTTTGTTTACTGAAATTAAAACCACACTTTTTTTCTGTGATTGCCACAGCACATCTACAGCCATCTAGAGTTCCTGTCAGCGGGTTGGTCGTTGGAGGTCGACTCCTTTAACTCTGCTACCCCAAAGGGACTAATCACCTTCTCCAACCTGCTAGCAGTCCTGGACCCCTCGGCCCCGCGTCGTCTGCTGCTGGCCTGCCACTACGACTCCAAGGTCATGCCCCCAGCTTCCAAAACCCCCGACGGTCCTCTCAGGAGGTTCCTAGGGGCCAGCGACGCGGCCGTCCCCTGTGCCATGATACTGGAGCTGGTGACTGCACTGGACGTCCACCTGAAAGTGCTAAAACAACAGGTAAATACTGTGTCTGCTCTGCTACTTTAGGGCAAAGGTATGCTTTAGAGGGCAAGGATGAAAGTGATGACTTCACAGGTCCTTTTAAGTTCTCGGTTGCATAGGGAAAATAAAATGTTGGATTTGCAGAAAGCGTAGGGAAACAGATGAAATGATGTGCTATCGTTTGTGGGTGGACTACCCTCTGAAGAGTTTGCCACTCTCCCGAGATGTCAGACTATTTATAGATCTGGAGTTTTACCCATGCTTACACATTaattatttatacatttatttCCAATTTAAACTGTGCAGACATTGATGGGTTGGAGCCCAGACATCATTAACACTCACCTGTCATCTCCCATGTTGGCAGCAGAAGCAATGCATTTTAAAGGATATTGAATGGTAGTCACATATTATTCGACCTATAACTTTTTTTTCCtaaacatatactgtatgttatattaCAAGAAGATCTACCACTCCATCCCATGTacattttttctctctgtctgtttttctctctggtAGAAGTCACAAGTGACATTGCAGTTGGTTTTCTTTGATGGTAATGAGGCGTTTGAGCAGCCAAGCCCCTCCGACTCTCTGTATGGCTCACGTTACCTTGCTGAACAAATGTCCCGCACCCCTCACCCCCCAGGAGCCGAACATACCACCCTGTTAAATGCTTTGGTGAGGCTTTTTTAGTGTATGTTACAATGTTCCCTTGCCAAGCCATATGTAGTATgcaatgtgttctgtgtgttgatTTGCTGACTTTTTACTGGCAGGACCTGTTTGTTCTGTTGGATCTGATTGGTGCACCTGACCCTAtgtttgtcaaccactttgacaACACTGTACGCTGGTTTGATGAGCTCATATATGCAGGTAAGACCCCCGAACCCCACTTCTCAACATTTTTACTCTACATACAGTTTCACAAAAATTGCCAGATAAATGAAAGAATTGTTATCACATTGATTGCTAACTTTAATCATAATGGGGCAAAAACATGTTGTAATGGAGATTGTGAAGTAGAGGAAAGGTACACTAGAATGACAGAAAGAGCCAGGGAGCAAGGCAAAGAGAGTTAGGTAGGTGGATGACTGACTCATGCTGATACAGGACCAGGCTCTCCAGTGCTGATCTGACTTTAATTTCACTCAGGCACAGTAATAAGACACCTGGAGTGAGCTGTTCTTACTCCCTCaatgttctgtctcttctctgctTATTCCTCCCGTTCTTTATCATTGGCCTTGACCATGGCCCACGGTGGCTGTCATGTCCGTCTGCCAGAGAGGAGACTACATAAGCTGGGTCTGCTGTCCTCCCACCCCAGAGAGGTGAGCTACTTTAGGAAGGACATAAACCTGGGCCCTGTGGAGGACGACCATGTGCCCTTCCTCCAGCAGGGTGAGAGCACACCTACTGTACATAGATAGACAGATGGTTAGAGAGCACATTTACTGACTAATAAGAATGGATGTTTAACAGTACACATTGAATACCTACACAGCTGATTAGACTATGGCCTTATGACTGTACTGTATCTACAGAGATTGGTTCCCTCCTGCTTTAGTTTTATCCCTGTAGAACTTAATGTACCATCTGcctgttttctctctcactctatcaaaCTCTGTCTACCCTATCTGTCctatacactctcctctcctcctctatctctctgccaTTCCCACCCACTCTGCTCTATGCCTGCAGGGGTTccagtactacacatgatcacaACGCCCTTCCCCTCCTTTATGCACACTCTGGAGGACACAGCGGAACACATCCATTCTCAGACTATCGAGAATCTCACCAAGGTGCTAGTGGTGTTCCTTGCTGAATACATAGGACTCtgactgacatttttcccccaTTATTATTGACCATACACATTGATCCGTTCGATTTTATGCCACAATCACCCACCCTTGTTTTATAATATCAGCCACTCTCCCACTTACAGTTAATTACTTGATTACTTAGTATCACATCCCCACATCATACATTTCCAAAGTCCTATCACACCAGGCAATTTTTCCACATCACCTATAATCCCAGATTCTATACCCTATTCTTATTGTTTTTTCTTTATCCATTCTGGAGCCAAACTAGAAAACTGTTGAAATTAGGATTGTGATTACAGAGGCCTTTTACATACCCTGTCCCTCTAATTCTCATAATCGATGTGGGTCTCAGATTTATGCAAAAACACATGGCTAAACTTGATAATGTGCCTTTTTTCAATATGTTCAGTAAATAAGGTTGTGAACATTAGAGTATATAGTGCTTCCCAGTGAGGGATAGAAAAAACAGTTTAAAAGGCGAAATAAAGAGGTGATATACAGACATTACTGTACACATTTGTTCACCCAAAAAGTTATTTATAGTCCAGCCCAGTAATAATATAGCAATAAATATGTGCTTTGACAAGTGCCAGATTATATGGAATATAATTGCATGTAGC from Oncorhynchus tshawytscha isolate Ot180627B linkage group LG09, Otsh_v2.0, whole genome shotgun sequence encodes the following:
- the LOC112259344 gene encoding uncharacterized protein LOC112259344 — protein: MAPEPAGRDETRWKSKDQLDWSTCWRNSLKEIAGLLPISEPRNGLTKKETLVHMLRYFDFLQSRMRTPQCRLPPQCIPKQEPDTGFESEENTPFEPCTPPHNPKAKCKYVCSRSCKRPAPTSEFKAELQMKRRRLYKAVANGKLVDPEEKGVSVPMWGVHSDWSELQSSDSHGAWPVYDSDSQPSSLDSGFSLNQLLPLSTLLEGSSGTLWTPSPTQVGHCSICEDRTGSESSPGSGVLDSPTGSGSLFLEDRMLGVIPPMGKKRKPFLSPAATPQCPILLPLFRMGDSLNLSPSLLTSPARGLSHCLLPEGKEELHVLFEDVWVTPKTTHTKVSRLPHHDPTDLLSEGEAVVRHEGGWQSSPGEEGDITWTPKQQLVPLKSKTSSTAHRRSRNASTRVHPQVPPPLKKKSVNGFIMFCRINRKTYLCTHPGTPSTVVTKELGSLWHVMPKQERRVYCLKARRFSRQQNRNVRSELVEGDREEEDCVPTPSTCCWPRETCVLQPEEAPGEATS
- the qpctlb gene encoding glutaminyl-peptide cyclotransferase-like protein isoform X2, which translates into the protein MRTIRRHRSATGTELLLGRCNRLRMSRVRMLLVCLCGMLAMALTLGFYLSSNNTRDDDDSIHMHDNIQFRVPDLIRDKLTHNPRRSTVAQIKRLVGQVNSGRLWYSLLRPILVERLPGTRGSRRVREHIYSHLEFLSAGWSLEVDSFNSATPKGLITFSNLLAVLDPSAPRRLLLACHYDSKVMPPASKTPDGPLRRFLGASDAAVPCAMILELVTALDVHLKVLKQQKSQVTLQLVFFDGNEAFEQPSPSDSLYGSRYLAEQMSRTPHPPGAEHTTLLNALDLFVLLDLIGAPDPMFVNHFDNTVRWFDELIYAERRLHKLGLLSSHPREGFQYYT
- the qpctlb gene encoding glutaminyl-peptide cyclotransferase isoform X1 is translated as MRTIRRHRSATGTELLLGRCNRLRMSRVRMLLVCLCGMLAMALTLGFYLSSNNTRDDDDSIHMHDNIQFRVPDLIRDKLTHNPRRSTVAQIKRLVGQVNSGRLWYSLLRPILVERLPGTRGSRRVREHIYSHLEFLSAGWSLEVDSFNSATPKGLITFSNLLAVLDPSAPRRLLLACHYDSKVMPPASKTPDGPLRRFLGASDAAVPCAMILELVTALDVHLKVLKQQKSQVTLQLVFFDGNEAFEQPSPSDSLYGSRYLAEQMSRTPHPPGAEHTTLLNALDLFVLLDLIGAPDPMFVNHFDNTVRWFDELIYAERRLHKLGLLSSHPREVSYFRKDINLGPVEDDHVPFLQQGVPVLHMITTPFPSFMHTLEDTAEHIHSQTIENLTKVLVVFLAEYIGL